The DNA region GCGTCTTCGAGGAGGCCGCGAAGGACGGTCGCGAGATGGCCTTCGCGATCACCGACGAGGCCGCGGGCCTCGTCTTTGGGGCCCGTACCGAGAAGTGCGCGGCGCGCGTCCTCACGCACGCGATCAGAAAGGCCTACACGTCTGCGACGATGCGCCGCGACACGATCGTCTTTCGCGACGAGGACAAGAAGGCCGAGAAGACCCTCGCCGACTGGGGCCTCG from Acidimicrobiales bacterium includes:
- a CDS encoding heme-binding protein; this translates as MINRIPNERIYEAARRVFEEAAKDGREMAFAITDEAAGLVFGARTEKCAARVLTHAIRKAYTSATMRRDTIVFRDEDKKAEKTLADWGL